The following coding sequences lie in one Flagellimonas eckloniae genomic window:
- a CDS encoding alpha-L-fucosidase — protein sequence MMKKITTLLLLFLLASYQSPAQISTKKEKLSDDERMAWWRDAKFGMFIHWGAYSIIGGERGTKIAGGGAEWAMDKLDFTVEDYEKFPEMFNPVLFDADAWVSMAKDAGMKYIVITSKHHEGFGLWDSKVSDYDIMDRAPFKRDIIKELSEACKKQGIKFCFYYSIVDWHHPQAQGNLYPNYNIAQHDDPSVVNPEFPEYFNNYMKPQVKELLTNYGDIGVVWFDGDWISDYTTEMGKELYSFIRDIQPNTIINNRVDKGRNGMEGMDKEGNFAGDFGTPEQEIPDTGIDSDWEACMTMNGSWGYKPADNNWKSSEDLIQKLVDIVSKGGNFLLNIGPDGYGRFPAESIRRLKAMGEWTKKNGEAIYGVSASPVEKPKWGRYTKKGNVVYVHVFDWPKSGILTLNKKFKVKKASLLTGSKAILKTTATSRGAIIELPMLPPDIPVTVIKVQLEPTDWANLGRYEKANKKLMKSSKNVKAVFMGNSITQGWVKANPDFFTQNNFIGRGISGQTTSQMVARFKQDVIDLNPNVVTILAGTNDIAGNRGLITVPEIAKNISTMAEMAKKHNIKVVLASVLPASSYSWSPSIAPVEKITELNGLIKNYAQANNLVYLDYYSKMVNDKKGLKKELGRDTVHPNAEGYNVMGPLVKEAIEKAL from the coding sequence ATGATGAAAAAAATAACAACATTACTACTACTATTTCTTTTGGCTTCGTACCAAAGTCCAGCACAAATATCAACCAAAAAAGAAAAATTATCTGATGATGAACGGATGGCTTGGTGGCGAGATGCCAAGTTTGGAATGTTCATTCATTGGGGAGCATACTCTATTATTGGAGGCGAACGTGGAACAAAAATTGCCGGAGGAGGTGCCGAATGGGCCATGGACAAGCTAGATTTTACTGTTGAGGATTACGAAAAATTTCCTGAAATGTTTAATCCAGTACTATTTGATGCCGATGCGTGGGTCTCTATGGCCAAGGATGCCGGCATGAAGTATATTGTAATTACTTCTAAACACCATGAAGGTTTTGGATTGTGGGATTCCAAAGTGTCAGATTACGATATAATGGATAGAGCTCCTTTTAAACGTGATATTATAAAAGAATTATCGGAAGCTTGTAAAAAACAAGGCATCAAGTTTTGTTTTTACTATTCCATTGTAGATTGGCACCATCCGCAGGCGCAAGGAAACTTATATCCAAATTACAACATCGCTCAGCATGACGACCCATCGGTGGTGAATCCAGAATTCCCAGAGTACTTTAACAACTATATGAAACCTCAGGTAAAGGAGTTATTGACCAATTACGGGGACATTGGCGTAGTGTGGTTTGATGGTGATTGGATTTCAGATTATACCACTGAAATGGGAAAAGAATTGTACAGTTTTATTCGTGATATTCAACCAAACACCATTATCAACAACAGAGTTGATAAAGGAAGAAACGGTATGGAAGGGATGGACAAAGAAGGCAATTTTGCAGGAGATTTTGGGACACCAGAGCAAGAAATTCCGGATACAGGAATTGATTCTGATTGGGAAGCATGTATGACCATGAACGGGTCATGGGGATACAAACCAGCCGATAATAATTGGAAAAGCAGTGAAGATTTAATTCAGAAATTAGTGGACATCGTATCTAAAGGAGGAAACTTTTTATTGAACATAGGCCCTGATGGTTATGGCAGATTTCCAGCAGAGAGTATTCGCCGTTTAAAAGCCATGGGAGAGTGGACCAAAAAAAATGGAGAAGCCATTTATGGGGTATCTGCAAGTCCTGTTGAAAAACCAAAATGGGGGCGTTATACTAAAAAAGGCAATGTTGTCTATGTACATGTTTTTGATTGGCCAAAAAGTGGAATCCTTACCCTAAATAAAAAATTTAAGGTTAAAAAAGCATCATTGTTAACAGGTTCCAAGGCTATATTGAAAACAACGGCAACATCTAGAGGGGCCATTATAGAGTTACCCATGTTGCCCCCAGACATCCCAGTTACAGTTATAAAAGTACAATTGGAACCAACAGATTGGGCTAATCTTGGTAGATATGAAAAGGCCAATAAAAAGCTTATGAAATCCTCAAAAAATGTAAAAGCTGTTTTTATGGGAAATTCTATTACCCAAGGATGGGTAAAAGCTAATCCAGATTTTTTTACTCAAAATAATTTTATTGGTAGAGGCATTAGCGGTCAAACCACATCACAAATGGTAGCACGTTTTAAACAAGATGTCATTGACTTAAATCCCAATGTTGTAACTATTCTTGCAGGAACCAATGATATTGCAGGAAATAGAGGATTGATTACAGTACCAGAAATTGCGAAGAATATTTCCACAATGGCAGAAATGGCAAAAAAACATAACATTAAGGTAGTTTTAGCTTCGGTTTTACCAGCGAGTAGTTATTCTTGGAGTCCTTCCATAGCGCCTGTTGAAAAAATTACTGAACTCAACGGGCTCATTAAAAACTATGCCCAGGCTAATAATTTGGTGTATTTAGATTACTATTCAAAAATGGTTAACGATAAAAAAGGATTAAAAAAAGAATTAGGTAGAGATACTGTTCACCCTAATGCAGAAGGCTATAATGTAATGGGTCCTTTGGTCAAAGAAGCCATTGAAAAAGCTTTATAG
- a CDS encoding heparinase II/III family protein: MKLRILLTICVFSVFVTNAQERKYLLYTNENISRLKEQIKNSESIKNQWNEQYKKAKSLLKKDKLKSGDCLLLGLVYRMTGDEKFARKTKEVLLNYTSRKTWEGKALLGRTPPWQGGLGTSHTSYDIAMGFDCIYSYLSETEQQQIAQDIIRLGINPAREDWLNPDTSYHTFDTMGHNWWSACVYMAGFASLAVRDEIPEAIKWAKDIEESAIEWINFSGSVLQNKPSTFDRDGGFYESINYASYATSQYLLFLNGFSNVWPDEPIYKSPILDKVGDFFMNTTYYVEGKRNLAVNFGDSNIRANGGRILTLLWNLGYQNKQYAWYINHANTIESGNSNSPVALALRPDLPSLDSNYLPNRPKSHLYQDMGWATMRNSWDNNATMLAVKSGFSWNHAHADAGSYILFHNGKNLIIDSGNASYLNPLYTEYYCQSEAHNVVFFDGKAQNRNDPYFGVVNSGSLHNLIEGEDFKYLLANATGPYSQILARNYRSFIWVGDVILVIDDLLAHEPGQFEWLLHYNGESELKGGIDLTITDEDAKVLVRPLYPETFPPGGERPHDFPEHMRLTEKLGYEDHHPENREPYWSISHFEKTARTKFISAIILENEKNKNNLPVIERFDGKDFLGVSITQNGKTTEMYFNLLADGRLKHRNSANTMNGWETDAYLTVLKFDEGVDKTNLNDIKELFVGHGSYLRRDNQVLTHALSKYTTLIEDFGTNPKVTFQGQFNTKFRFHTPKGDTKALVNGAVKNGQFNPSNNLLLIQLTKK, translated from the coding sequence ATGAAATTGAGGATACTACTTACCATTTGCGTGTTTTCTGTCTTTGTTACAAATGCACAAGAGCGAAAATATCTTTTATATACTAACGAAAATATCTCGCGCCTAAAGGAGCAAATAAAGAACAGTGAATCCATAAAAAATCAGTGGAATGAACAGTACAAAAAGGCTAAGAGCTTACTTAAAAAAGATAAACTAAAGTCAGGGGATTGTCTCCTATTAGGATTGGTCTATAGAATGACCGGTGATGAAAAGTTTGCACGTAAAACAAAAGAGGTTCTTCTTAATTATACATCTAGAAAAACTTGGGAAGGCAAGGCGTTATTGGGAAGGACCCCCCCATGGCAAGGTGGATTGGGCACCTCCCACACCAGCTATGATATTGCAATGGGGTTCGACTGTATTTATAGCTATCTATCAGAAACAGAGCAGCAACAAATTGCTCAAGATATTATTCGATTGGGAATCAATCCTGCAAGAGAAGATTGGTTAAACCCAGATACCAGTTATCACACATTTGATACTATGGGACACAACTGGTGGAGTGCTTGCGTTTATATGGCAGGCTTTGCTTCTTTAGCCGTGAGGGACGAAATACCCGAAGCAATAAAATGGGCAAAGGATATTGAGGAATCGGCAATTGAATGGATTAATTTTTCTGGGAGCGTACTACAAAACAAACCATCTACTTTTGACAGGGATGGCGGGTTTTATGAAAGTATTAATTATGCTTCTTATGCAACATCACAATACTTATTATTTTTAAATGGGTTTAGTAATGTATGGCCTGACGAACCTATCTATAAATCTCCCATTTTAGATAAGGTAGGTGACTTTTTTATGAATACAACATATTATGTTGAAGGTAAAAGAAATTTGGCGGTCAATTTTGGTGATTCTAATATTAGAGCCAATGGTGGTCGCATACTAACCTTGCTCTGGAACTTGGGTTATCAAAATAAACAATATGCATGGTATATCAATCATGCAAATACTATTGAATCAGGAAACTCTAATTCGCCAGTTGCTTTAGCATTAAGACCAGACTTGCCTTCTCTTGATTCCAATTATTTACCAAATAGACCTAAATCCCATCTTTACCAAGACATGGGTTGGGCCACAATGCGTAATTCATGGGACAATAATGCAACTATGTTAGCTGTAAAATCAGGATTTTCTTGGAATCATGCCCATGCCGATGCAGGATCCTATATTTTATTCCACAATGGGAAAAATCTAATCATAGATTCAGGGAATGCCAGTTATTTGAATCCATTATATACCGAATACTATTGCCAGAGTGAGGCACACAATGTAGTTTTCTTTGATGGAAAAGCCCAAAACAGAAATGACCCCTATTTTGGAGTGGTCAATTCTGGTTCACTACACAACCTAATTGAAGGGGAAGATTTTAAATACCTATTAGCCAATGCAACAGGCCCTTATTCACAAATTTTGGCTCGTAATTACCGAAGTTTTATTTGGGTTGGAGATGTTATTCTGGTTATTGATGATTTGTTGGCACACGAACCTGGGCAATTTGAATGGTTACTACATTATAATGGGGAGTCCGAATTAAAAGGAGGTATAGATCTTACCATTACAGATGAAGATGCCAAAGTTCTAGTTCGTCCTCTTTATCCGGAAACTTTTCCTCCAGGGGGAGAACGACCTCATGACTTCCCCGAACACATGCGTTTAACCGAAAAATTGGGCTATGAAGACCATCATCCTGAAAATAGGGAACCCTATTGGTCCATCAGTCATTTTGAAAAAACGGCAAGAACAAAGTTTATTTCCGCCATTATATTGGAAAATGAGAAGAACAAAAACAACCTTCCAGTTATAGAACGTTTTGACGGCAAAGATTTTTTAGGAGTTTCCATAACACAAAATGGTAAAACCACGGAAATGTACTTCAATCTATTGGCAGATGGGCGATTAAAACACAGAAATAGCGCCAATACCATGAATGGTTGGGAAACTGATGCCTACCTGACGGTATTAAAATTTGATGAAGGTGTAGATAAAACAAACCTTAACGATATCAAGGAATTATTTGTTGGTCATGGTAGTTATTTAAGGAGGGACAATCAAGTTTTAACCCATGCACTTTCAAAATACACAACCTTAATTGAAGATTTTGGAACAAACCCAAAAGTGACTTTTCAAGGGCAATTCAATACCAAATTTCGGTTCCACACTCCGAAAGGGGATACAAAAGCACTAGTAAATGGTGCTGTTAAAAATGGCCAATTCAATCCATCTAACAATTTACTTTTAATACAGCTGACCAAAAAATAG
- a CDS encoding right-handed parallel beta-helix repeat-containing protein: MKYILILIAGLAFIVSSCDNDRYPSNEIAFYVSPDGSDSQNGTSIQSPFATLEKVRNTIREIKQKGELNKPVNVYLQGGTYQLSKPFVLSAEDSGTEEFPITYRAHENEKPILSGGLQISEWTKAELNGHSVLVSDVSKIKGYAPFEQLWVNSHRAIQARTPNSGYLKVPMNQGADTKEVRRRSTYDFLYTEEDEHYLEGVDDGVAVVFNKWLEYHMPIDRIDRQNKKIVSTKKSGRAIEADDDYYLEGGRVMLDKPGEWYLDRQDKKLYYFPLEGETEVVATIPSLINVLRLEGDAANNKLVEHVQFKGLTFSHTTWILPRDVEESGYGQADIRMDGAVFLTGAKNCLFEECEVTAIGNYGIEISLGCSNNRILGCDIHDLGAGGFLIGPKIRPKGKVAAEDIGGELPPVLEKPTDATSNNEIADCRIYDGGKYFHCAVGIWIGQSPDNHIHHNEIYDFYYSGISTGWTWGYGPALATGNIFEYNHIHHIGKLTNGDGSVLSDLGGIYTLGNQTGTIIRNNEFHDIWAGKYGGWAIYCDEGTTNILVENNLAYRCRHACFNQHYGKDNIVSNNIFAFADTSVIMMAKIQPHTAYILKNNILLSDGTPIYAGGYEYMVEQRDGFVADSNLVWSTTGKVLGAQNRFPSRIYEPNEAVMSWEEWKTLGNDQNSIIADPGFADSENGDFSLPDDSPALKIGFKPFPLGQTGPR, encoded by the coding sequence ATGAAATACATATTAATATTGATCGCCGGATTGGCCTTTATAGTATCGTCTTGCGATAATGATAGGTATCCATCCAATGAAATAGCTTTCTACGTCTCACCAGATGGTAGCGACTCCCAAAACGGAACAAGTATTCAAAGTCCATTTGCCACTTTAGAAAAAGTACGCAACACCATAAGGGAAATCAAACAGAAAGGAGAACTTAATAAACCTGTGAACGTATACCTTCAAGGAGGTACTTACCAGCTTTCTAAACCTTTCGTTCTAAGCGCTGAAGATTCTGGAACTGAGGAATTTCCGATTACTTACCGTGCTCATGAAAATGAAAAGCCAATACTTAGTGGTGGACTACAGATTAGTGAATGGACAAAAGCCGAACTTAATGGTCATAGTGTGCTGGTTTCAGATGTTTCCAAAATTAAAGGATATGCCCCGTTTGAACAGTTATGGGTAAACAGCCATCGTGCAATTCAAGCAAGAACTCCTAATAGTGGTTATTTAAAGGTGCCAATGAATCAGGGAGCTGACACTAAGGAAGTAAGGCGACGCAGCACTTATGATTTTTTATACACTGAAGAAGATGAACATTACTTAGAAGGCGTAGATGATGGAGTGGCCGTGGTATTTAACAAATGGTTAGAGTATCATATGCCCATTGACAGGATTGATAGACAAAACAAAAAGATTGTCTCAACAAAAAAAAGTGGTAGGGCCATTGAAGCAGATGACGATTACTATCTAGAGGGAGGTCGTGTTATGCTGGATAAGCCGGGTGAATGGTATCTAGACAGACAGGATAAAAAACTGTACTATTTTCCGTTGGAGGGAGAGACGGAGGTTGTGGCAACAATTCCTTCATTGATCAATGTGCTTCGCTTAGAAGGTGATGCAGCTAACAATAAATTGGTTGAACATGTTCAGTTTAAAGGATTGACTTTTAGTCATACCACTTGGATTTTACCCAGAGATGTTGAAGAATCCGGTTATGGACAAGCTGACATTAGAATGGATGGGGCCGTGTTTTTAACGGGTGCAAAAAATTGTCTTTTTGAGGAATGTGAAGTTACAGCTATTGGCAACTATGGAATTGAAATTTCACTTGGATGTTCAAATAACAGAATTCTGGGATGTGACATTCACGATTTGGGGGCTGGTGGGTTTTTAATCGGTCCTAAAATACGTCCAAAAGGAAAAGTCGCAGCTGAAGATATTGGAGGAGAATTACCTCCCGTATTGGAAAAACCAACCGATGCAACCAGTAATAATGAAATAGCAGATTGTCGTATTTACGATGGCGGTAAATACTTTCATTGCGCCGTTGGTATTTGGATAGGACAAAGCCCAGATAACCACATCCATCATAACGAAATCTATGATTTTTATTATTCTGGAATTTCCACCGGATGGACTTGGGGCTACGGGCCAGCACTTGCTACTGGCAATATTTTTGAATACAATCATATTCATCATATCGGTAAGCTAACGAATGGCGATGGTTCTGTACTTAGTGATTTGGGCGGTATTTATACTTTAGGAAATCAAACAGGAACCATTATTCGCAATAATGAATTTCATGATATCTGGGCTGGAAAATATGGAGGTTGGGCCATTTATTGTGACGAGGGCACCACCAACATACTGGTTGAAAATAATCTGGCCTATCGTTGTCGCCATGCTTGTTTTAATCAGCACTATGGTAAGGACAATATTGTTAGTAATAATATTTTCGCTTTTGCCGATACTAGTGTCATCATGATGGCAAAAATTCAACCACATACGGCGTATATATTAAAGAATAATATTTTGCTCAGTGATGGCACACCTATTTATGCTGGGGGTTATGAGTATATGGTGGAACAAAGAGATGGTTTTGTGGCCGATAGCAATTTGGTATGGTCAACAACTGGTAAGGTTTTGGGTGCGCAGAACCGTTTTCCAAGCCGGATTTACGAACCTAACGAAGCAGTTATGAGTTGGGAAGAGTGGAAAACACTTGGTAATGACCAAAATTCTATAATTGCAGATCCTGGCTTTGCAGATTCTGAAAACGGAGATTTTAGTTTACCGGATGACAGTCCTGCATTGAAAATAGGCTTCAAACCATTTCCACTCGGTCAAACAGGGCCTCGATAA